A stretch of the Uranotaenia lowii strain MFRU-FL chromosome 3, ASM2978415v1, whole genome shotgun sequence genome encodes the following:
- the LOC129752240 gene encoding uncharacterized protein LOC129752240, protein MECHTCAHKGHFATHCPARKAKTVHAVLAENGSGESSEEELFIGALEALDEGEDRFETVKVNIRKVSVKLDTGAHCNVLPLWMVEKLELLPLKPSPTKWLLTFSNHKMRVLGEVDPVCTVKQKQSRITFKVVEERVIPLLGRKTCIAQKMITRIDSLEIDDVEVYDGLGCLKGYIYDIDLVENAQWESRPARHVPHSIRDQVKKELDAMDKLGVIERIH, encoded by the coding sequence ATGGAATGCCATACTTGTGCCCACAAAGGACATTTTGCCACTCATTGTCCCGCCAGGAAAGCAAAAACGGTCCACGCAGTGTTGGCCGAAAATGGAAGTGGTGAAAGTTCAGAAGAAGAGCTGTTTATCGGTGCACTGGAAGCCTTGGATGAAGGAGAGGATCGGTTCGAAACAGTGAAAGTCAATATCAGAAAAGTTTCGGTGAAATTAGATACTGGTGCCCACTGCAATGTTCTCCCGCTTTGGATGGTAGAGAAATTAGAGCTGTTGCCGCTAAAACCCTCGCCAACAAAGTGGTTGCTGACGTTCTCGAATCACAAGATGCGAGTTCTAGGGGAAGTTGACCCAGTTTGCACCGTAAAGCAAAAGCAGTCCCGGATTACGTTCAAAGTGGTCGAGGAACGAGTAATACCATTACTCGGTAGGAAAACATGCATAGCACAGAAAATGATAACTCGAATAGACTCTCTCGAGATAGATGACGTCGAGGTGTACGATGGTCTTGGTTGTTTGAAGGGCTACATTTATGACATCGACCTAGTAGAAAACGCACAGTGGGAAAGTCGACCAGCCAGGCACGTTCCACACAGTATTCGGGATCAAGTGAAGAAAGAACTTGACGCAATGGATAAACTGGGAGTCATCGAAAGGATTCATTAG